From Ignatzschineria sp. RMDPL8A, a single genomic window includes:
- a CDS encoding FUSC family protein: MKDLDAAPRAQEMDEVQTEKIGAEPTGTGREKGLAMLQGLDRFFASLNYSYGLRMIVGIALAWFVAFRLQTDKPYWAIMTVMIVTLPTQSELLEKFIARLIGTVVGAISVNIIAAYALDDQWLFVIYMAFWLALCAYLASARSSMLTYCFSLCGYTSAILGFSLSVIPSSYMVFQISQARILEIWIGLVTAFFISMLWPAYLEHRDIRHKLRAKRFKVRELYEMLLTPGQDHKAFAMQYKSTLQDLMDFRDRVFQSFLSVSTERNEVLSIYQNGHRLITAMSGVLSLESMKHDLLKSDREAMIDYLDRLREWFLKGRSRERKLATKPVAPDALLSSSKGRYFVKQLDDKLMDLLALRAPDTDRADLYIPSIRIYYSDRKEALINGARTFLSIIAGMAFWMGTQWETGYILLVLIGLICTLGATYPMINKLLTVTLVLTIFMTVPVAYMLKFGVLIKANGLLPAMLIVLPIYFFAAMIKIRSLIGFLIGYAFMLSSVFLIGFANPMTYNFAQFANNALSVVIALVIILMIFNIIRPSSDDRKIERILESINHQFTLVEKNVTPKAVRDYEAYLYSAIYKARIIPESYGKARFLSYAFLTLVILRQQLALSNNEVRWALPDALQTAIQYEQFEEALSLISEYEKNAHNDAERMNYWELSAAIRALLVFLDHHQSNFADQ, from the coding sequence ATGAAGGATCTTGATGCAGCGCCGAGAGCGCAGGAAATGGACGAAGTCCAGACCGAAAAAATCGGGGCAGAGCCAACCGGGACGGGACGTGAAAAAGGGCTAGCGATGCTCCAAGGGCTTGATCGCTTTTTTGCGAGCCTAAATTATTCCTATGGTTTAAGAATGATTGTAGGGATTGCGCTTGCGTGGTTTGTGGCATTTCGTCTGCAAACCGATAAACCCTATTGGGCGATTATGACGGTGATGATCGTCACCTTGCCAACGCAAAGTGAGCTTCTTGAGAAGTTTATTGCACGGCTCATTGGTACGGTCGTTGGGGCGATTAGCGTTAATATTATTGCCGCCTACGCGCTCGATGATCAGTGGTTATTTGTGATCTATATGGCATTTTGGCTCGCGCTGTGTGCCTATTTGGCCAGTGCGCGAAGCTCGATGCTCACCTATTGTTTCTCGCTTTGTGGCTATACTTCGGCGATTTTAGGGTTCAGCCTCTCGGTGATTCCATCGTCCTATATGGTGTTTCAAATTTCGCAAGCGCGGATTTTAGAGATTTGGATTGGGCTCGTCACTGCCTTTTTTATCTCAATGTTGTGGCCTGCCTATTTAGAGCACCGCGATATTCGCCATAAACTTCGCGCCAAACGTTTTAAAGTCCGCGAGCTCTATGAGATGTTATTAACGCCGGGGCAGGATCATAAAGCCTTTGCGATGCAATATAAATCGACGCTTCAGGATCTGATGGATTTTCGGGATCGGGTGTTTCAGAGCTTTTTATCGGTATCGACGGAGCGCAATGAAGTACTCTCGATCTATCAAAATGGCCACCGCTTAATTACTGCGATGTCCGGCGTTTTATCGCTTGAATCGATGAAGCATGATCTGCTCAAAAGTGATCGGGAAGCGATGATTGATTATCTCGATAGGCTGCGTGAGTGGTTTTTAAAAGGACGGTCGCGGGAGCGGAAACTGGCCACAAAACCGGTCGCGCCGGATGCCTTACTCTCGAGCAGTAAAGGGCGTTATTTTGTCAAACAGCTCGATGATAAATTGATGGATCTATTGGCATTAAGGGCCCCCGATACCGATCGCGCCGATCTCTATATTCCGAGCATTCGCATCTATTATAGTGACCGAAAAGAGGCGCTCATTAATGGGGCGAGAACGTTTTTAAGCATTATTGCCGGGATGGCGTTTTGGATGGGAACGCAGTGGGAAACGGGCTATATTCTGCTCGTTTTAATCGGGCTGATCTGTACGCTCGGGGCGACCTATCCGATGATTAATAAACTCCTCACGGTGACGCTCGTACTCACCATTTTTATGACGGTGCCGGTCGCCTATATGCTTAAATTTGGCGTGTTGATTAAAGCCAATGGTCTATTGCCGGCGATGCTGATTGTGCTCCCGATCTACTTTTTTGCGGCGATGATTAAGATCCGTTCGCTCATCGGTTTTCTGATCGGTTATGCCTTTATGCTCTCGTCAGTATTTTTGATCGGGTTTGCCAATCCGATGACCTATAATTTCGCTCAATTTGCCAATAATGCACTTTCGGTAGTGATTGCATTGGTGATTATTTTAATGATTTTTAATATCATTCGCCCAAGCTCTGATGATCGGAAAATTGAACGTATTTTAGAGAGCATTAATCATCAATTTACCCTTGTTGAAAAGAATGTCACGCCGAAAGCGGTGCGGGATTACGAGGCGTATCTCTATAGCGCGATCTATAAAGCGCGTATTATTCCAGAATCCTACGGCAAAGCTCGGTTCTTATCCTATGCGTTTTTAACGCTTGTTATTTTGCGTCAACAACTCGCACTTTCCAATAACGAGGTGCGCTGGGCACTCCCCGATGCGCTCCAAACTGCCATTCAATATGAGCAATTTGAGGAGGCGCTTTCCTTAATCTCAGAGTATGAGAAAAACGCCCATAATGACGCCGAACGCATGAACTACTGGGAGCTTTCCGCCGCGATTCGTGCGCTGTTGGTGTTTTTAGATCATCATCAATCCAATTTTGCAGATCAATAA
- a CDS encoding ATP-binding protein: protein MSLNHAHEGYEYQDLIASYFILKEALSGNLDSVFSIDRKNSDNDRFDDIVITNKQKVQRKQIKYSNRDTGKKLTKDYLSADSHYQIALHSLYETWINLETSNTEFRLCLAWDEPIDNNITRVLVEQSSDISSFSIFPTKVFKIDLDKLWEIEPENFNRWDSLKNYATEHNLDRSTFKNFTDELLIEVNFPKASLSFKEPDDLENILILQAEKLGIGQYPNDDVYINDFLVRLAKLAGNYRTRSAEVTVTDVLIELRVKTDFGKIEQKFDINANLNITSDSDYNSFLEEIENKKTILLGEPGSGKSWFLTNFINHLSQKNIAVIRHYCFTGTDDDLLLDRIKTDTFYGNLVSSILEKFPDLFTEKENRYVANLSELNLLLSKIEEPFILIIDGLDHIERVLKNSKELSEDRTRIIEAISQLETSENISIVLGSQNVEEVKFLTEDFNYQEISIPKWNINFTKQLMDKFSRKDISFEKDNLSDLLYKKSEGNPLYLTYILRSIENIQRVSQEQIESLPQYDFNLQSYYKHLTAQLERNTTADTLSCLDFSLYKNELKEVVKPAYMMEKDLKILSPVIIENASRGGIRLYHDSFRRFNLERLPEEAKLELHENIAFWLEEQGFYENQKSYRYLTKYLIESHQYEKIKELANVDFLINSLYQGHSEALIKNNFKSFLKVATEQLDWPFIIYLSELNRTIYSTISEEYHSQIIENFELFFEAICVIEGTSKANNLLYFNGEKNFDNHITAQAFSILQKFGYKPRWENISELFEKDNLENNFKYTVKYWLQEIEPIDIFNYRLLGDNFKINLFNIFIEELYYAKGFSQVYAIYESVSNKKLAEKIGDLINRVLQKTNCKDLIPIDILTHKNELKKLSCSFISDPYNKKDIVEFYNSVKKYSILDIETLISFEESLPKQDFIYNWIKFYIRNTVAINQNLSEKELEKYIVSNFRFLASDLELFKGDPRPYDFLHPNKDIIEITVLEALKYIATVEAWKDVVLSLKKIHIDYTLPVFYLVENNFLNKDNIQFVIDVYDEWDNLSEDVVYEKHAEYSFKKAIYYGKLGNKELAKEELKKALRYITGYTYRKDTSLNEVINPLSVLNKISSEIALEYAKKLKYLTDAVMNHTEDGKDTRWLTMDWFKKLIEIDYDLATKYLINQFIAKPTFWKLDYMFIDYLHISFDKVDPIILSFLYRLSPTNNRDEYLNGFLNVLEELKGINENLAKQSLIDLSERHWNDSYDTLKDTSVVRLISLLDEFGLKHGFTDINPNNKSSNIGVKSVKIVENTVIELSSLDKMNDKELLEHIKNKRSLTEIESNYLFTFLQKKQDDQVITKFLLKIIQQQFLSDDLSRSLQKIIYDLPISEEAKIVLLVNNFVYSKDGWFANFTERESLKIAVDYDRNMAMQTLVEVLYYYFSSTGYFSESTANLIIALTNAGADKDTIIDMYKSGYQVLESRLPDINNFDWQDVESPEFLEMNCDELAIVMLLSKSKFHDAYIQREIIYALSYFMKENGDLLIKPLRWVFNRHEQFNMLFIATVLKLLETEKDNNKMLLAEVKESLESLYNIESVYIDDKVHSLIGGVS from the coding sequence ATGAGTCTAAATCATGCACATGAAGGTTATGAGTATCAAGATCTGATAGCCAGTTATTTTATTTTGAAAGAAGCTTTATCGGGTAATTTAGACAGTGTTTTTTCTATTGATAGAAAAAACAGTGATAACGATAGATTTGATGATATTGTGATTACAAATAAACAGAAAGTACAACGCAAACAGATTAAGTATAGCAACCGAGATACAGGAAAAAAATTAACAAAAGATTATCTTTCTGCAGATAGCCATTATCAAATTGCTCTTCATAGTTTATATGAAACTTGGATAAATTTAGAAACTTCTAATACTGAATTTAGATTATGCTTGGCATGGGATGAACCAATAGATAACAATATCACAAGAGTATTAGTTGAACAGTCATCTGATATATCTTCTTTTTCTATATTTCCAACAAAGGTTTTTAAAATAGATTTGGATAAATTATGGGAAATAGAACCAGAAAATTTTAATCGTTGGGATAGTCTAAAAAATTACGCAACAGAACATAATCTTGATAGAAGTACTTTTAAGAATTTTACAGATGAGTTGTTAATAGAAGTTAATTTCCCAAAAGCAAGTTTAAGCTTTAAGGAACCAGATGATTTAGAGAACATTTTAATTCTACAAGCGGAAAAATTAGGGATAGGGCAATATCCTAATGATGATGTTTATATCAATGATTTTTTAGTTCGCCTTGCTAAATTAGCAGGAAATTATCGAACTCGATCGGCTGAAGTTACTGTTACAGATGTTTTAATTGAATTAAGAGTAAAAACTGATTTTGGAAAAATTGAGCAAAAATTCGATATTAATGCCAATTTAAATATTACTTCGGATTCAGACTATAACTCTTTTCTAGAAGAGATTGAAAATAAAAAAACAATTTTACTTGGAGAACCAGGCTCTGGAAAATCATGGTTTTTAACTAATTTTATAAATCACCTTTCACAAAAAAATATTGCAGTTATACGTCATTATTGTTTTACAGGGACAGATGATGATTTGTTACTTGATAGAATTAAGACTGATACATTCTATGGTAATTTAGTTTCATCCATTTTAGAGAAATTTCCAGATCTATTTACTGAAAAAGAAAATAGATATGTAGCAAATCTATCTGAATTGAATCTTTTGCTCTCGAAGATTGAAGAGCCTTTTATACTAATTATTGATGGGTTAGATCATATTGAAAGAGTTTTAAAAAATTCAAAGGAATTGTCAGAAGATAGAACCAGAATTATAGAAGCTATTTCTCAATTAGAAACTTCTGAAAATATATCCATTGTTTTAGGTTCGCAAAACGTTGAAGAAGTGAAATTTCTTACAGAGGATTTTAACTATCAAGAAATATCAATACCTAAATGGAATATTAATTTTACAAAGCAATTAATGGATAAGTTTAGCCGTAAAGATATCAGTTTTGAAAAAGATAATCTTTCAGATCTCCTCTACAAAAAGAGTGAGGGCAACCCTCTTTATTTAACATATATTTTAAGATCAATAGAAAATATACAACGGGTCTCACAAGAACAGATTGAAAGCCTACCTCAATATGATTTTAACTTACAGAGCTATTATAAACATCTCACAGCTCAATTAGAAAGAAATACAACAGCTGATACGTTATCTTGTTTGGATTTTTCTCTCTATAAGAATGAGCTAAAAGAAGTAGTAAAACCTGCTTATATGATGGAGAAAGACTTAAAAATATTATCTCCCGTCATTATAGAGAATGCTTCTAGAGGTGGCATAAGGCTATATCATGATAGTTTCCGACGTTTTAATTTAGAGAGATTGCCTGAAGAAGCAAAATTGGAATTGCATGAAAATATAGCATTTTGGTTGGAAGAACAAGGATTTTATGAAAATCAAAAATCCTATCGCTATCTAACCAAATACCTCATTGAATCTCATCAATATGAAAAAATTAAAGAATTAGCTAATGTTGATTTCTTAATTAATAGTTTATACCAAGGTCACTCTGAGGCTTTAATCAAAAATAATTTTAAGTCCTTTTTAAAAGTTGCAACAGAACAGCTCGATTGGCCATTTATTATTTATTTAAGTGAATTGAATCGTACGATATATTCAACTATATCAGAGGAGTATCATAGTCAAATTATAGAGAATTTTGAGCTATTTTTTGAGGCTATTTGTGTGATCGAAGGAACAAGTAAAGCCAATAATCTTTTGTATTTTAATGGTGAAAAAAATTTCGATAATCATATTACAGCACAAGCATTCAGTATTTTACAAAAATTTGGTTATAAACCAAGATGGGAAAATATTAGTGAATTGTTTGAAAAAGACAATTTAGAAAATAATTTTAAATATACAGTTAAATATTGGCTTCAAGAAATAGAACCAATAGATATTTTCAACTACAGATTATTAGGTGATAATTTTAAAATTAATTTATTCAATATATTTATTGAAGAGCTTTATTATGCAAAGGGTTTCAGCCAAGTTTATGCGATATATGAATCAGTTTCTAATAAAAAATTAGCAGAAAAGATTGGCGATTTAATTAATAGAGTTTTGCAAAAAACAAATTGTAAAGATCTTATTCCTATTGATATTTTAACTCACAAGAACGAGCTAAAAAAATTAAGCTGTTCTTTTATTAGCGATCCATATAATAAAAAAGATATAGTTGAGTTTTATAATAGTGTAAAAAAATATTCCATATTAGATATTGAGACTTTAATTTCCTTTGAAGAATCATTACCTAAACAGGATTTTATTTATAATTGGATAAAATTTTATATCCGAAATACTGTAGCTATTAATCAGAATTTATCAGAAAAAGAATTAGAAAAATACATAGTTAGCAATTTTCGGTTCTTAGCAAGTGATTTAGAGTTATTTAAAGGGGATCCAAGACCATATGATTTTTTACATCCGAATAAGGACATTATAGAAATAACTGTCTTAGAGGCATTAAAATATATTGCGACTGTTGAAGCTTGGAAGGATGTTGTTCTATCTTTGAAAAAAATACATATTGACTATACTCTTCCTGTTTTCTACTTAGTAGAAAATAATTTTTTAAATAAAGATAATATTCAGTTTGTTATAGATGTTTATGATGAGTGGGATAATTTGTCTGAAGATGTTGTATATGAAAAACATGCTGAGTATTCTTTTAAGAAAGCAATCTACTATGGAAAATTGGGGAATAAAGAACTTGCAAAAGAAGAATTAAAAAAAGCTCTTCGATACATAACAGGATACACCTATAGAAAAGACACTAGCTTAAATGAAGTAATTAATCCTTTGTCAGTTTTAAATAAAATTAGTTCTGAAATCGCGCTTGAATATGCTAAAAAATTAAAATACCTAACCGATGCCGTGATGAATCATACAGAAGATGGCAAAGACACTCGTTGGTTAACGATGGATTGGTTTAAAAAGCTTATAGAGATAGATTATGATTTGGCTACTAAATATTTAATTAATCAATTTATTGCTAAACCTACATTTTGGAAGCTGGATTATATGTTTATAGATTACCTACATATAAGTTTCGATAAAGTTGATCCTATTATTTTAAGTTTTCTGTACCGATTATCGCCAACAAATAATCGAGATGAATATTTAAATGGATTCTTAAATGTTTTAGAAGAATTAAAGGGAATAAATGAAAATTTAGCAAAACAATCATTAATCGATTTATCAGAGAGACATTGGAATGATTCATATGACACTTTAAAAGATACTAGTGTAGTCAGATTAATATCATTACTAGATGAGTTTGGATTGAAGCATGGTTTTACAGACATTAATCCTAACAATAAGAGCTCTAACATTGGTGTAAAAAGTGTGAAAATAGTAGAAAATACTGTCATAGAGTTATCTTCTCTCGATAAGATGAATGATAAAGAGTTGTTAGAGCACATCAAGAATAAAAGAAGTCTAACTGAAATAGAATCCAATTATTTATTTACATTTTTACAGAAAAAACAAGATGATCAAGTAATTACTAAATTCTTGTTAAAAATAATTCAACAGCAATTCCTATCAGATGATTTATCGAGAAGTTTACAAAAAATAATTTATGATTTACCTATAAGTGAGGAAGCCAAAATTGTTCTTTTAGTAAATAACTTTGTTTATTCTAAGGATGGTTGGTTTGCAAACTTTACAGAACGAGAATCTCTCAAAATAGCAGTTGATTATGATAGAAACATGGCAATGCAAACACTTGTAGAGGTTTTATATTATTACTTTTCGAGCACTGGGTATTTTTCAGAATCAACAGCTAACCTCATTATTGCACTGACTAATGCAGGGGCTGATAAAGATACTATTATTGATATGTATAAATCAGGGTATCAAGTCTTAGAAAGTAGATTGCCTGATATTAATAATTTTGATTGGCAAGATGTAGAGAGCCCAGAGTTTTTAGAAATGAATTGTGATGAGCTTGCTATTGTAATGTTATTGAGTAAATCAAAATTTCATGATGCTTATATTCAAAGAGAAATAATTTATGCTCTTAGCTACTTTATGAAAGAAAATGGGGATTTATTAATTAAACCTCTTAGATGGGTTTTTAATCGACATGAGCAATTTAATATGTTGTTTATAGCAACTGTATTAAAACTTCTAGAAACAGAGAAAGATAATAATAAAATGCTTTTAGCAGAAGTTAAAGAAAGTCTGGAAAGCTTATACAACATAGAAAGCGTATATATTGATGATAAAGTTCATAGTCTCATTGGAGGGGTATCATAA
- a CDS encoding HlyD family secretion protein — protein MNATLKRYLITVVMAFIMIVVAYQLWNFYILGGWTRDGKIRANVIQVSAQVSGKLVSLPIVDNQYVEKGDLLFEIDPTDYEINLKNAEAQLKQLEVRREQAKQQYERRTSLSNAAAISKEHLEEVKYNLDLLNDQVEQAQIAVEKAELDLSRTKIHAEASGYITNMNIREGNVIPAGQPLFALVDKESFHVVGYFEETKLKHIDVGYRVEIIPYNGAPKMYGYITGYGRAIFDQSAQTAEQLLQSIQPNYPWVTLAQRIPVKIAFDHSSAEIDERHLIAGTTVTIIVLDEKQAKK, from the coding sequence ATGAACGCGACATTAAAACGATATCTGATTACGGTTGTGATGGCTTTTATCATGATTGTAGTAGCGTACCAGCTGTGGAATTTTTATATTTTGGGCGGTTGGACCCGTGATGGAAAAATTCGTGCCAATGTGATTCAAGTCTCGGCGCAGGTTTCGGGGAAACTCGTGTCACTTCCGATCGTGGATAATCAATATGTGGAGAAGGGCGACCTGCTATTTGAGATCGATCCCACCGATTATGAGATCAATTTGAAAAATGCTGAAGCGCAGCTTAAACAGCTCGAAGTGCGCCGAGAGCAAGCGAAACAACAATATGAGCGCCGTACCAGTTTAAGCAACGCCGCCGCCATCTCAAAAGAGCATCTTGAAGAGGTGAAATACAATTTAGATCTATTAAATGATCAGGTGGAGCAGGCTCAAATTGCGGTGGAAAAAGCAGAACTTGATCTGAGCCGTACGAAGATTCACGCTGAAGCGAGCGGCTATATTACCAATATGAATATTCGTGAGGGGAACGTGATTCCTGCAGGGCAACCGCTATTTGCCCTTGTGGATAAAGAGAGTTTCCATGTGGTCGGGTATTTTGAAGAGACCAAGCTTAAGCATATTGATGTAGGCTACCGTGTTGAGATTATTCCCTATAATGGTGCGCCGAAAATGTATGGCTATATCACCGGTTACGGACGGGCGATTTTTGACCAAAGTGCGCAAACGGCGGAGCAATTATTGCAATCGATTCAGCCCAATTATCCGTGGGTAACGCTTGCACAGCGGATTCCGGTGAAAATTGCCTTTGATCATAGCAGTGCGGAGATTGATGAGCGCCATCTTATTGCCGGAACGACGGTGACGATCATTGTGCTCGATGAGAAACAAGCAAAGAAATAG
- a CDS encoding SufE family protein: MTTYKHFDEIQQDIVNEFSIFPDWYSKYSYLIDLGKKLQGVPQEFCTEENRMLGCMSSVWIKCDHQDGRLFCQGMSDAAIVSGLIALVIRTYNGQKLEDVPTINLWFIKEIGLEDHLSPQRATGLSAMIDTIKKYAITAVHAQH; encoded by the coding sequence ATGACAACTTATAAACATTTCGACGAGATTCAACAGGATATTGTAAACGAATTTTCCATCTTTCCCGATTGGTACTCAAAATATAGTTATCTGATCGATCTTGGGAAAAAACTTCAAGGCGTGCCGCAAGAATTTTGCACCGAAGAGAATCGGATGCTCGGATGCATGTCGAGCGTCTGGATTAAATGCGATCATCAAGATGGACGACTCTTCTGCCAAGGCATGAGCGATGCCGCGATTGTCTCAGGCCTCATTGCCCTTGTAATCCGCACCTATAACGGTCAAAAACTTGAAGATGTACCTACCATTAATCTCTGGTTTATTAAAGAGATCGGCCTTGAAGACCACCTCTCCCCCCAACGCGCCACCGGCCTTTCCGCTATGATCGATACCATCAAAAAGTACGCGATCACCGCCGTTCACGCGCAGCATTAA
- a CDS encoding FAD-dependent oxidoreductase — MGISRRKFLLGMGAAGVVAGGAAVVPMARREGTLVAAKSRALFVPGTEGALPKEADVVIIGGGIQGVLSAINLRERGMSVVVCEKGEIAAEQSGRAYSQIISYKTSPEIFPLHHYGKKLWRGMNEKIGADTSYRTQGRVEAIASEKELEIVQDWIKLNSNPGFGSGLNTRIIQGAELANRLPNAQTEWQLAGFEEDSGSVDPETGVPVLARYAKSIGVKIFTHCAVRGIETAGGKISDVVTEKGSIKTSSVVLAGGIWSRLFMGNMGVDLPTLNVYLSQQRVSGVPGAPKGNVHLPNGIHFREQADGTYAVAPRIFTSSIVKDSFLLGPKFMHLLGGGELPLEFKLGPDLFNSFKMATSWNLDEVTPFEKFRTVTATQNNAHLDAVFDRMKAEFPQFEASEVVERWGAVVSPTFDELPIISEVSKYPGLVINTATVWGMTEGPASSEITADLITGQKPVIDPKAFSLARFDK, encoded by the coding sequence ATGGGTATTTCACGTAGAAAATTTCTTTTAGGTATGGGGGCTGCAGGGGTTGTAGCTGGCGGAGCGGCTGTGGTTCCTATGGCTCGCCGTGAAGGGACACTCGTAGCGGCTAAATCGAGAGCATTATTTGTGCCCGGTACGGAAGGCGCACTTCCTAAAGAGGCGGATGTTGTCATTATCGGTGGCGGTATTCAAGGGGTGCTCAGCGCGATCAATTTAAGAGAGCGTGGCATGAGCGTTGTAGTGTGTGAAAAAGGTGAGATTGCGGCCGAGCAATCGGGCCGTGCCTATAGTCAAATCATCAGCTATAAAACCTCACCTGAGATCTTCCCTCTGCATCATTACGGTAAAAAGCTTTGGCGTGGCATGAACGAGAAAATCGGCGCGGACACAAGCTATCGTACCCAGGGCCGTGTTGAAGCGATTGCGAGCGAAAAAGAGTTAGAAATCGTTCAAGATTGGATCAAACTCAACTCAAATCCCGGTTTTGGCAGCGGTCTAAATACCCGTATTATCCAAGGTGCAGAATTAGCCAACCGTCTTCCCAATGCGCAAACCGAGTGGCAATTAGCGGGCTTTGAAGAAGATTCGGGCAGTGTTGACCCAGAAACAGGGGTACCGGTATTAGCGCGTTATGCAAAAAGCATTGGCGTTAAAATCTTCACCCATTGTGCAGTGCGCGGTATTGAAACTGCCGGTGGTAAAATCTCCGATGTTGTGACAGAAAAAGGATCGATCAAAACCTCATCTGTAGTGCTTGCGGGCGGGATCTGGTCACGTCTCTTTATGGGCAACATGGGCGTTGATCTTCCGACATTAAATGTCTATCTTTCACAGCAACGCGTTTCAGGTGTTCCCGGCGCGCCAAAAGGCAACGTGCATCTTCCAAACGGCATTCACTTCCGCGAACAAGCCGATGGAACCTATGCTGTTGCACCGCGTATCTTCACAAGCTCAATCGTTAAAGATAGCTTCCTTTTAGGTCCTAAATTTATGCATCTTTTAGGCGGTGGCGAGCTTCCGCTTGAGTTTAAATTAGGCCCAGACCTCTTTAATTCATTCAAAATGGCGACTTCTTGGAACTTAGATGAAGTGACGCCGTTTGAGAAATTCAGAACCGTGACTGCAACGCAAAATAATGCGCATTTAGATGCCGTATTTGATCGCATGAAAGCGGAATTCCCACAATTTGAAGCCTCTGAAGTGGTTGAACGTTGGGGCGCAGTTGTGAGCCCAACGTTTGATGAATTGCCGATCATCTCAGAGGTATCAAAATACCCAGGATTGGTGATTAACACGGCAACGGTTTGGGGAATGACCGAAGGGCCTGCATCCTCTGAAATCACCGCCGACCTCATCACCGGGCAAAAACCTGTGATCGATCCGAAAGCGTTTAGCCTTGCGCGTTTTGATAAATAA
- a CDS encoding DUF1656 domain-containing protein — MTDLVFGSLIFLPGILKVLILGFFIWLFARGFYRKKLYAGTIWHPNLVDISVYFVSLYISHLILLFIQGLQG, encoded by the coding sequence ATGACCGATCTTGTCTTTGGATCACTGATTTTTTTGCCAGGCATTTTAAAAGTGCTGATTCTCGGCTTTTTTATCTGGCTCTTTGCGCGGGGATTTTATCGTAAAAAACTCTACGCCGGCACAATTTGGCACCCCAATTTGGTGGACATTAGTGTCTATTTTGTCTCTCTTTATATCAGCCACCTGATTCTTCTATTTATACAAGGCTTACAAGGTTAG
- a CDS encoding RidA family protein yields the protein MRLKQLLLAVPFVMGVASADANLETEGFVAHKLNGMPIAESVEISAGKNIIFLSGKVPTMKEAGLPATELASYGDTEAQTVNVLEQIKAHLEELGLTMQDVVKMQVFLVGGEENDGFMDFKGFMNGYTQFFDGESDKLPARSAFQVAKLANPAWRVEIEVTAIRP from the coding sequence ATGCGTTTAAAACAATTATTATTAGCAGTTCCATTTGTAATGGGCGTTGCAAGTGCCGATGCAAATCTAGAAACGGAGGGCTTTGTGGCTCATAAATTAAATGGCATGCCAATCGCGGAGTCTGTTGAGATTAGCGCGGGCAAAAACATCATTTTCTTAAGCGGAAAAGTCCCAACGATGAAAGAAGCGGGGCTTCCAGCGACAGAATTAGCCTCATACGGGGATACTGAAGCGCAAACAGTGAACGTGCTTGAGCAGATTAAAGCGCACCTTGAAGAGCTCGGTTTAACCATGCAAGATGTGGTTAAAATGCAAGTCTTCTTAGTGGGCGGCGAAGAGAATGACGGCTTCATGGATTTTAAAGGATTCATGAACGGCTATACACAATTCTTTGATGGCGAAAGCGATAAACTTCCCGCACGTTCAGCGTTTCAGGTGGCAAAACTTGCGAACCCTGCATGGCGCGTTGAGATAGAAGTGACGGCGATCCGTCCATAG